A region of Roseobacter litoralis Och 149 DNA encodes the following proteins:
- a CDS encoding succinate dehydrogenase iron-sulfur subunit: MVQLSLPKNSRMTKGKTWPKPEGATDLRKFSIYRWNPDDGQNPRLDTYFVDMDTCGPMILDALIKIKNEIDPTLTFRRSCREGICGSCAMNIDGINTLACIYGMDEVKGDVRIYPLPHMPVVKDLIPDLTHFYAQHASTMPWLETKTNRPAKEWKQSIDDRKKLDGLYECVMCACCSTSCPSYWWNGDRYLGPAALLHAYRWIIDSRDEATGERLDDLEDPFKLYRCHTIMNCAKTCPKGLNPAEAIANIKKMMVERRV, encoded by the coding sequence ATGGTTCAATTATCACTCCCTAAAAACTCCCGCATGACCAAGGGTAAAACCTGGCCGAAACCCGAAGGCGCGACCGACCTGCGTAAATTCAGCATTTATCGCTGGAATCCTGATGACGGTCAAAACCCACGCCTGGATACATATTTTGTCGATATGGACACATGTGGTCCGATGATTTTGGACGCGCTGATCAAGATCAAGAACGAGATTGACCCCACGCTGACCTTCCGGCGCTCTTGCCGCGAAGGGATTTGCGGATCTTGCGCCATGAACATCGATGGCATCAACACGCTGGCCTGTATCTACGGAATGGATGAGGTAAAAGGCGATGTCAGGATCTACCCGCTGCCCCACATGCCCGTGGTCAAAGACCTGATCCCGGACCTGACGCATTTTTATGCCCAACACGCATCGACCATGCCATGGCTTGAAACCAAGACGAACCGCCCGGCAAAAGAGTGGAAGCAATCCATTGACGACCGCAAAAAACTGGACGGTCTCTATGAATGCGTGATGTGTGCCTGCTGTTCGACGTCATGCCCGTCTTACTGGTGGAATGGGGACCGTTACCTTGGGCCAGCGGCATTGCTGCATGCCTATCGCTGGATCATTGACAGCCGGGATGAGGCGACCGGTGAACGGCTCGATGACTTGGAAGACCCGTTCAAACTGTATCGCTGCCACACCATCATGAACTGCGCCAAGACCTGCCCGAAGGGCCTCAACCCTGCCGAAGCGATCGCGAACATCAAAAAGATGATGGTGGAACGGCGCGTTTAA
- a CDS encoding protein meaA yields MTHPQKDRPWLIRTYAGHSTAKASNELYRSNLAKGQTGLSVAFDLPTQTGYDSDHILSRGEVGKVGVPVGHLGDMRALFDQIPLDQMNTSMTINATAPWLLSLYIAVAEEQGADISKLQGTVQNDLIKEYLSRGTYICPPAPSLKMIADVAEYCYTHVPKWNPMNVCSYHLQEAGATPEQELAFALATATAVLDALKPRVPEEDFPALVGRISFFVNAGIRFVTEMCKMRAFVDLWDEICRDRYGVEDQKYRRFRYGVQVNSLGLTEQQPENNVYRILIEMLAVTLSKKARARAVQLPAWNEALGLPRPWDQQWSMRMQQIMAYETDLLEFDDLFDGNPAVDAKVEALKDGARQELANLDSMGGAIEAIDYMKARLVDSNADRLGRIEAGETIVVGVNKWQQGEPSPLMTGDGGIMVVDPAVEAEQISRLDEWRAARDPEAVKQALGDLRAAAKEGRNVMPASIAAAKAGVTTGEWAAQMRAVHGEYRGPTGVSGARSNRTEGLDDLRDAVDVVSDKLGRRLKFLVGKPGLDGHSNGAEQIAVRARDCGMEIAYEGIRLTPAEIVNAALEDEAHVVGLSILSGSHIPLVEDLMTQMREAGLSHVPVIVGGIIPDDDAERLRAMGVARVYTPKDFELNMIMMDIVTLADPQAVAAQ; encoded by the coding sequence ATGACGCACCCGCAGAAAGACCGACCCTGGCTGATCCGGACCTATGCCGGCCATTCCACCGCGAAAGCGTCAAACGAACTTTATCGCTCAAACCTTGCCAAAGGGCAGACCGGCCTGTCCGTGGCCTTCGATCTGCCGACCCAGACCGGCTATGACAGCGACCATATCCTGAGCCGGGGCGAGGTCGGAAAAGTCGGTGTGCCGGTTGGCCATCTGGGCGATATGCGCGCCTTGTTTGACCAGATCCCGCTGGATCAGATGAACACCTCGATGACGATCAACGCGACAGCACCATGGCTGTTGTCACTCTATATTGCCGTGGCCGAGGAACAGGGCGCGGACATCTCAAAGCTGCAAGGCACGGTGCAGAATGACCTGATCAAGGAATATCTGAGCCGCGGCACCTATATTTGCCCGCCCGCGCCCAGCCTCAAGATGATCGCGGATGTGGCCGAATACTGCTATACGCATGTGCCGAAATGGAACCCGATGAATGTCTGCTCCTACCACTTGCAGGAGGCGGGTGCGACGCCGGAACAGGAACTCGCCTTTGCGCTGGCGACCGCGACCGCCGTGCTAGATGCGCTGAAACCCCGCGTCCCGGAGGAGGATTTCCCCGCACTTGTGGGCCGTATTTCGTTTTTCGTGAACGCGGGCATCCGCTTTGTGACCGAGATGTGCAAGATGCGTGCCTTTGTCGATCTGTGGGATGAGATTTGCCGGGACCGCTATGGCGTGGAAGACCAGAAATATCGCCGTTTCCGCTATGGTGTGCAGGTCAACTCTCTTGGCTTGACCGAGCAGCAACCCGAAAACAACGTCTACCGCATCCTGATCGAAATGCTGGCGGTCACCCTGTCCAAAAAGGCACGCGCGCGCGCCGTCCAGCTGCCTGCGTGGAACGAAGCACTTGGCCTGCCCCGTCCGTGGGATCAGCAGTGGTCGATGCGCATGCAGCAGATCATGGCCTATGAAACGGACCTTCTGGAATTTGACGATCTGTTTGACGGCAATCCGGCGGTCGATGCGAAGGTCGAAGCACTCAAGGACGGTGCGCGTCAGGAACTCGCGAACCTCGACAGTATGGGCGGCGCGATTGAGGCCATCGACTATATGAAAGCGCGCCTCGTGGACAGCAATGCCGATCGTCTGGGCCGTATTGAGGCGGGTGAAACGATCGTTGTCGGTGTCAACAAATGGCAGCAGGGGGAACCCTCGCCGCTGATGACGGGCGATGGTGGCATCATGGTCGTCGACCCGGCCGTCGAAGCAGAGCAGATATCGCGCCTTGATGAATGGCGCGCCGCGCGGGACCCAGAGGCCGTCAAACAAGCGCTTGGCGATCTGCGCGCAGCGGCAAAAGAGGGGCGCAATGTCATGCCCGCCTCTATTGCAGCGGCCAAGGCGGGTGTAACCACGGGCGAATGGGCCGCACAGATGCGCGCCGTGCATGGTGAATACCGCGGACCTACCGGCGTGTCCGGTGCGCGTTCCAACAGGACCGAAGGTCTGGATGATCTGCGCGATGCGGTGGATGTGGTCAGTGACAAACTGGGCCGCCGCCTGAAGTTCCTTGTGGGCAAACCCGGGCTGGACGGTCACTCCAACGGGGCCGAACAAATCGCCGTGCGCGCCCGTGATTGCGGCATGGAAATCGCCTATGAAGGCATCCGCCTGACCCCGGCGGAGATCGTAAACGCCGCGCTGGAGGACGAGGCGCATGTGGTCGGCCTGTCGATCCTGTCCGGCAGCCACATTCCGCTGGTCGAAGACCTGATGACACAGATGCGCGAGGCCGGGCTGTCCCATGTGCCTGTGATCGTCGGCGGCATCATCCCGGATGATGACGCCGAACGCCTGCGCGCAATGGGGGTTGCGCGGGTCTACACGCCCAAGGACTTTGAACTCAACATGATCATGATGGATATCGTCACGCTGGCGGACCCTCAGGCGGTGGCAGCACAGTAG
- a CDS encoding 1-acyl-sn-glycerol-3-phosphate acyltransferase — protein sequence MTSTVELPVWFFVLILLFAAVTFASHFLFPSVRWFFRRRLERAVAQLNERLTRPIEPFKLARRYDMIQRLIYDPEVTREIVNYAKSHGVPENVAFEKARSYAREIVPSFSAVTYFGLGIRLARMLVNSIYEVWTGPKNDAIIKSISKDATIVFIMNHRSNMDYVLVTYLAAQTSALSYAVGEWARVWPLSRLIRMMGAYFIRRRSRGALYRKVLERYVQMATEGGVAQGIFPEGGLSLTGRLMPPKMGLLSYLAQGPDGPERDVVFVPVAINYDRVLEDRVLIAAGQRGDRRFGARISVAVRFILRKFWQALRGRYVRFGTAAVVFGEPLSIRGYCTENSVDELAAELMRRIEDAMPVLIVPLLARQFQKQAGPLSKDQLVYELSRDAARLGDHMPHMSQPDLAKAVGKGLVRMRRNNLLDQHDNQWQMIESERAVIDFYANSIAHRFPGDQVRAS from the coding sequence ATGACTTCGACAGTGGAATTGCCGGTTTGGTTTTTTGTGCTCATCCTGCTGTTCGCGGCAGTGACTTTCGCGTCCCACTTTCTGTTTCCTTCCGTCAGGTGGTTTTTCCGGCGTCGTCTTGAACGGGCCGTTGCACAATTGAACGAACGTCTGACGCGACCGATCGAACCTTTCAAGCTGGCGCGCCGCTATGACATGATCCAGCGTCTGATCTACGACCCTGAAGTGACACGCGAAATCGTGAACTATGCTAAGAGCCATGGCGTGCCTGAAAATGTCGCCTTTGAAAAAGCCCGCAGTTATGCCCGCGAAATCGTCCCCAGCTTTAGTGCAGTGACCTATTTCGGACTGGGCATCCGTCTGGCGCGCATGCTCGTCAATTCGATTTACGAAGTATGGACTGGCCCAAAGAACGACGCGATCATCAAATCCATTTCAAAAGACGCCACGATTGTCTTTATCATGAACCACCGCTCCAACATGGATTACGTGTTGGTGACATATCTGGCCGCGCAAACATCTGCTTTGTCCTATGCGGTGGGGGAATGGGCGCGTGTCTGGCCGTTGAGCCGGTTGATCCGGATGATGGGGGCCTATTTTATCCGGCGTCGCTCGCGCGGTGCGCTTTATCGCAAGGTGCTGGAGAGATACGTGCAGATGGCCACCGAAGGGGGCGTGGCGCAGGGAATCTTTCCCGAAGGCGGGCTCAGCCTGACAGGTCGCTTGATGCCGCCCAAGATGGGTCTTTTGTCTTATCTCGCGCAGGGTCCGGACGGTCCGGAACGGGACGTGGTCTTTGTGCCAGTGGCAATCAACTATGATCGGGTTCTCGAAGACCGGGTGCTGATCGCGGCGGGCCAGCGGGGTGATCGTCGCTTTGGTGCCCGGATATCGGTGGCCGTGCGGTTTATCCTGCGCAAATTCTGGCAGGCCCTGCGGGGTCGTTACGTACGATTTGGCACGGCGGCAGTTGTCTTCGGCGAACCTTTATCCATACGCGGATACTGCACTGAAAATTCAGTGGACGAACTGGCGGCTGAATTGATGCGGCGCATTGAAGACGCCATGCCGGTGCTGATTGTGCCTTTGCTGGCCCGCCAGTTTCAAAAACAGGCGGGGCCACTGTCAAAGGACCAATTGGTTTATGAACTGTCCCGGGATGCAGCGAGGCTCGGCGATCATATGCCCCATATGTCGCAGCCTGATCTGGCAAAGGCCGTTGGCAAAGGTCTGGTTCGCATGCGGCGCAACAACCTGCTCGATCAGCATGACAACCAGTGGCAGATGATTGAATCCGAACGGGCGGTCATAGATTTTTACGCGAATTCCATTGCCCACAGGTTTCCGGGTGATCAGGTGCGTGCGTCATAA
- a CDS encoding acyl-homoserine-lactone synthase, which produces MIRYLYADQLDQHPTLRDSMFRDRADQFKTRLGWDVDIDEDGFERDQYDALNPLYVIWENADGSHGGSMRFLPTTGRTMINEHFTDILGGGTITSPLIWECTRFCLSRGAQSKVAAALMLAGGEIMQNFDVAHFAGVFDARMVRIYRLIGSSPEVLGSTGNGRDKISVGLWEFTPDAQAKVAAKAGLSLELSRLWFNRAFGTTSEQPLAQAG; this is translated from the coding sequence ATGATCCGTTACCTATACGCTGACCAACTGGACCAACACCCGACACTGCGCGATTCCATGTTCCGGGACCGCGCCGATCAGTTCAAGACAAGGTTAGGATGGGACGTCGACATCGACGAAGATGGCTTTGAACGGGATCAATATGATGCGCTGAACCCCCTTTATGTGATCTGGGAAAACGCGGATGGCTCTCATGGTGGTTCAATGCGCTTTCTGCCGACGACAGGGCGCACGATGATCAACGAACATTTCACGGACATTCTGGGGGGCGGCACGATTACCAGCCCGCTGATCTGGGAATGCACGCGCTTTTGCCTCAGCCGGGGTGCACAAAGCAAGGTGGCTGCAGCCCTGATGCTGGCCGGTGGTGAGATCATGCAGAACTTTGACGTCGCGCATTTTGCCGGTGTTTTCGACGCACGGATGGTGCGCATTTATCGGCTGATCGGCTCTTCGCCAGAAGTTCTGGGCAGCACAGGCAATGGGCGTGACAAGATCAGCGTCGGCCTTTGGGAATTCACCCCGGATGCACAGGCCAAAGTGGCAGCCAAGGCCGGGCTGTCGCTTGAATTGTCCCGCCTTTGGTTCAATCGGGCTTTTGGGACCACATCCGAACAACCACTCGCACAGGCAGGCTAA
- a CDS encoding ZIP family metal transporter, with protein MESAVDSIWGALVLATLAGASIPLGAWLGTFHRHIMPDWLEDEARHGVVAFGAGALLAAVALVLIPEGSERLDPFPALLWFFAGGVGFALIDRVLSKTGGRLSQFLAMMMDYLPEALALGALIVGDPGAALLVAGLIALQNLPEGFNAMREMSQDRPVPLWIFFVMVPLGPLAAFIGVTLPAEQDALIGAVMMLASGGILYLMLQDIAPQVRLDNAMLPPLCGVLGFGLGLAGDLFI; from the coding sequence ATGGAAAGTGCGGTCGATAGCATCTGGGGCGCGCTTGTCCTTGCGACACTTGCGGGCGCGTCCATCCCTTTAGGGGCCTGGCTGGGCACCTTTCACCGCCATATCATGCCGGATTGGCTGGAAGACGAGGCCCGCCACGGCGTGGTCGCTTTCGGGGCCGGGGCCTTGCTGGCGGCGGTTGCCTTGGTCCTGATCCCCGAAGGCAGTGAAAGGTTGGACCCCTTTCCCGCTTTGCTTTGGTTTTTTGCCGGCGGTGTGGGTTTTGCGCTCATCGACAGGGTGCTCAGCAAAACCGGTGGGCGGCTCTCGCAGTTTCTGGCCATGATGATGGACTATCTGCCCGAGGCGCTTGCCCTTGGTGCGTTGATTGTGGGGGATCCCGGCGCGGCCCTTCTGGTGGCGGGGCTGATTGCGTTGCAGAACCTGCCGGAAGGGTTCAATGCCATGCGCGAGATGTCGCAGGACAGGCCGGTGCCGCTCTGGATCTTCTTTGTGATGGTTCCCCTTGGGCCGCTGGCGGCATTCATCGGTGTGACCTTGCCGGCGGAACAGGACGCGTTGATCGGGGCGGTTATGATGTTGGCTTCGGGGGGTATACTCTACCTCATGCTGCAAGATATTGCGCCACAGGTCCGGTTGGATAACGCCATGCTTCCCCCGCTTTGTGGCGTTCTTGGGTTCGGGCTTGGTCTGGCGGGGGATTTGTTCATCTGA
- the deoD gene encoding purine-nucleoside phosphorylase, which translates to MTIHIGARPDQIAETVLMPGDPYRARWAAETFLQGAELVNEVRGMLGFTGTYKGNRVTIQGSGMGMPSLSIYANELISTYNAQTLIRIGSCGGMQPHVAVRDVIIAMSATTITSPSSGIFREVNFAPTAHYDLLAAAVTAAKAKGTRTHVGGIYSSDVFYAERPDLDEQMVRHGILGVEMEAAELYTLAARHKRRALAILTVSDHLQTGEALPAEDREQTFGDMVEIALDAAFA; encoded by the coding sequence ATGACCATCCATATCGGTGCCCGCCCCGACCAGATTGCCGAAACCGTGCTGATGCCGGGCGATCCCTACCGCGCCAGATGGGCGGCGGAGACCTTTCTGCAGGGGGCCGAACTGGTCAACGAAGTGCGCGGCATGCTGGGGTTCACCGGCACCTACAAAGGCAACCGCGTGACAATCCAGGGCTCCGGCATGGGCATGCCCTCGCTGTCGATCTACGCCAATGAACTGATTTCAACCTATAACGCGCAAACCCTGATCCGCATTGGGTCCTGCGGCGGCATGCAACCGCATGTGGCCGTGCGTGATGTGATCATTGCCATGTCCGCCACCACGATCACCTCGCCGTCGTCGGGGATTTTCCGTGAGGTGAATTTTGCGCCCACCGCGCATTACGACCTTTTGGCCGCTGCTGTCACCGCCGCCAAGGCCAAAGGCACGCGCACCCATGTGGGCGGTATCTACTCATCGGATGTTTTTTACGCCGAACGCCCCGATCTGGATGAACAGATGGTGCGGCACGGTATCCTCGGCGTCGAGATGGAAGCCGCCGAACTTTACACGCTGGCCGCGCGCCACAAAAGGCGTGCGCTGGCGATACTCACCGTCAGCGATCATCTGCAAACCGGCGAGGCGCTCCCGGCTGAGGATCGCGAACAGACCTTTGGCGATATGGTCGAAATCGCGCTGGACGCCGCCTTCGCCTGA
- a CDS encoding ATP-dependent DNA helicase codes for MEASVVKYSDDQAVAFDAVTALLSEAGINLEDQLLMPPRSSKAAVMAIIGKAGSGKTLLLAELYKAIQDAGVDVVSGDYEPRKKRDRRTLAILAPTNKAASVLRLRGVPATTIHRILYTPVYDPEYERIAEWLAGTGDKPETEALSEEALSRAETFYAKNKSIPGALAAAGLRGSDFITGWKRREEPLDIGFVDESSMLDDKQFEDLREIFPTLLLFGDPAQLAPVNQSGAMVFDKLPAPRILTLSRVHRQEADNPILDLAHALSDPDIGFEAFERMIEDAAGRDERVVWGQRVEVDLMARSPVLVWRNATRIRLINAFRQVHGAPEDALLEGEPLICDGLELPLKHRKKRLDLEARGLIKGAQVIYLGEGRKPGFSRLHVMGAEDPQVSAASIVKIEKPDEEEPFIPFAARMGATFLHGAAVTIHKAQGSQWDTVQVFAPDLYAAARMGRTEAGQPLWKRLAYVAITRAQNRLVWVVRNRLAKPTGGLRVDDLRALPAAPLSLAEPDEVN; via the coding sequence ATGGAAGCCTCTGTTGTGAAATACTCTGATGACCAAGCCGTCGCTTTTGACGCGGTCACGGCTTTGCTCAGTGAAGCAGGCATAAACCTCGAAGATCAACTCCTGATGCCACCGCGCAGTTCCAAGGCAGCGGTCATGGCGATCATCGGCAAGGCAGGTTCCGGAAAAACCCTACTTCTTGCAGAGCTTTACAAGGCCATTCAGGATGCAGGCGTCGATGTGGTCTCAGGGGACTATGAGCCGCGCAAAAAACGCGACAGGCGCACGCTGGCCATCCTTGCCCCTACAAACAAGGCCGCCTCTGTACTGCGCCTGCGGGGGGTTCCGGCGACGACGATACACCGTATTTTATACACGCCTGTCTATGACCCCGAATATGAGCGGATTGCGGAATGGTTGGCAGGCACCGGCGACAAACCCGAAACAGAAGCGTTGAGCGAAGAGGCTCTGAGCCGCGCCGAAACGTTTTACGCCAAAAATAAATCCATTCCCGGCGCTTTGGCGGCCGCAGGATTACGGGGGTCCGATTTCATCACGGGATGGAAGCGTCGCGAAGAGCCGCTGGACATCGGGTTTGTGGACGAATCCTCCATGCTGGATGATAAGCAGTTCGAAGACCTTCGTGAGATTTTCCCCACGCTTTTGCTGTTTGGTGATCCGGCCCAGTTGGCGCCGGTTAATCAGTCTGGCGCCATGGTGTTCGACAAACTCCCGGCCCCCCGCATTCTGACATTGAGCCGTGTGCATCGACAGGAAGCAGACAATCCGATTCTTGATCTGGCCCATGCGCTGTCTGACCCGGATATTGGGTTTGAGGCCTTCGAACGCATGATCGAAGATGCGGCAGGTCGCGACGAACGTGTCGTCTGGGGTCAGCGGGTTGAAGTAGACCTGATGGCGCGCAGCCCGGTGCTGGTTTGGCGCAACGCGACCCGGATCCGCTTGATCAACGCGTTTCGTCAGGTTCATGGCGCGCCCGAAGATGCGCTGCTGGAAGGCGAACCGCTGATCTGCGACGGGTTGGAGCTGCCTTTGAAACACCGCAAGAAACGGCTCGATCTGGAGGCGCGCGGGCTGATCAAAGGCGCGCAGGTGATCTATCTGGGCGAAGGGCGCAAGCCGGGGTTCAGCAGGTTGCATGTGATGGGGGCCGAAGACCCGCAGGTCTCTGCCGCGTCGATCGTAAAGATTGAAAAACCTGACGAAGAAGAACCGTTTATCCCTTTTGCCGCACGCATGGGCGCGACGTTTCTGCATGGGGCGGCTGTGACGATCCATAAGGCACAAGGCAGCCAGTGGGATACTGTGCAGGTTTTTGCGCCCGATTTGTATGCGGCTGCGCGCATGGGGCGAACAGAGGCGGGGCAGCCGTTGTGGAAACGTCTGGCCTATGTGGCCATCACACGCGCGCAGAACAGGTTGGTGTGGGTGGTGCGCAATCGTCTTGCCAAGCCCACGGGTGGGCTACGCGTCGATGACCTGCGCGCCTTGCCAGCCGCCCCCCTCAGTTTGGCAGAACCTGACGAGGTGAATTGA
- the ccrA gene encoding crotonyl-CoA carboxylase/reductase, with the protein MALDTTVAHYEAPEKDLYEVGEMPPMGYVPKQMYAWAIRRERHGEPDKAMLQEVVDVPELDSQDVLILVMAAGVNYNGVWAALGKPISFFDSHDEPYQICGSDAAGIVWAVGDRVTRWKVGDEVVVHCNQDDGDDEECNGGDPMYSPSQRIWGYETADGSFAQFTRVQSQQLMPRPKHLTWEESACYTLTLATAYRMLFGHEPHDLKPGQNVLVWGASGGLGSYAIQLINTAGANAIGVISDESKRQFVMDLGAKGVLNRKDFNCWGQLPTVNTPEYATWFTEARKFGKAIWDITGKGVNVDMVFEHPGESTFPVSTFVAKKGGMVVICAGTTGFNLTFDVRYMWMHQKRLQGSHFAHLKQASAANKLMLERRLDPCMSEVFSWADLPQAHMKMLRNQHKPGNMSVLVQAPTTGLRTLEDALETRG; encoded by the coding sequence ATGGCACTGGATACGACCGTCGCCCATTACGAAGCACCCGAAAAAGATCTCTATGAGGTCGGTGAGATGCCACCGATGGGCTATGTGCCAAAGCAAATGTATGCTTGGGCCATTCGCCGCGAACGGCATGGTGAACCCGACAAGGCGATGCTTCAGGAAGTCGTGGATGTGCCCGAGCTTGACAGCCAGGACGTGCTGATATTGGTGATGGCGGCCGGGGTAAATTACAACGGTGTCTGGGCCGCCTTGGGTAAGCCAATCAGCTTTTTTGACAGTCACGATGAACCTTATCAGATATGCGGGTCGGATGCGGCCGGGATCGTTTGGGCGGTCGGAGATCGTGTGACGCGCTGGAAAGTGGGCGATGAAGTGGTCGTGCATTGCAACCAGGACGACGGCGATGACGAGGAATGTAACGGGGGCGATCCGATGTATTCGCCATCGCAGCGTATTTGGGGTTATGAAACCGCGGATGGGTCGTTCGCGCAATTCACACGCGTTCAAAGCCAACAGCTTATGCCCCGCCCCAAACATCTGACCTGGGAAGAGTCTGCGTGCTACACGCTGACACTGGCAACGGCGTACCGGATGCTGTTTGGTCACGAGCCGCATGACCTCAAGCCGGGACAGAACGTGCTGGTCTGGGGCGCATCGGGTGGACTGGGGTCATATGCGATCCAGCTGATCAACACCGCAGGTGCCAATGCAATCGGCGTGATTTCGGATGAAAGCAAACGCCAGTTCGTGATGGACCTCGGCGCGAAAGGTGTCCTTAACCGCAAGGATTTTAACTGTTGGGGCCAGTTGCCGACAGTGAATACGCCGGAATATGCCACATGGTTTACAGAGGCGCGCAAGTTCGGCAAGGCTATCTGGGACATCACCGGTAAGGGCGTGAATGTCGACATGGTGTTCGAACACCCCGGCGAAAGCACGTTCCCGGTTTCTACCTTCGTGGCGAAAAAAGGCGGCATGGTGGTCATCTGTGCGGGGACCACGGGCTTTAATCTGACGTTTGACGTGCGCTACATGTGGATGCATCAGAAGCGTTTGCAGGGTAGTCACTTTGCCCATCTCAAACAGGCGAGTGCCGCCAACAAGCTGATGCTGGAGCGTCGACTGGATCCTTGCATGTCCGAAGTCTTTAGCTGGGCAGATCTACCGCAAGCGCATATGAAGATGCTGCGCAATCAGCATAAGCCCGGCAACATGTCGGTGCTGGTGCAGGCTCCGACAACAGGACTGCGTACACTCGAGGATGCTTTGGAGACGCGCGGTTAA
- a CDS encoding urea carboxylase-associated family protein, whose translation MSEPKDADARRAVKPVICYPVETLPAPDMAMYARARDSLSKVDEVLVPARDARCFSVPRGHFFRITSVEGAQVGDLNLHNAQDVSERFYSGKTRALHGTHLTTGQRMWSSFPHLRPMATITQDTLGWYGIDPFGGSVHDVIGTRCDPYTHALLSDGGQYHHCCHSNLTRALSDHLGVSRAEAEPLVHDVLNVFMCTGFTRDTGQYFMKASPVRPGDFIELFAEIDLLGNLSACPGGDCSSEHSSDAASCHPLLVEVFKPAPDALAGWNPPAANSYDGTHGP comes from the coding sequence ATGAGCGAACCAAAAGATGCTGATGCCCGCCGCGCGGTCAAGCCGGTGATCTGTTACCCGGTTGAAACATTGCCCGCACCCGATATGGCGATGTACGCGCGCGCGCGCGACAGTCTGAGCAAAGTCGATGAGGTGCTCGTTCCCGCGCGTGATGCGCGGTGTTTTTCGGTTCCGCGTGGCCACTTCTTTCGTATCACCTCGGTGGAGGGGGCGCAGGTTGGCGATCTCAACCTGCACAACGCGCAGGATGTGTCCGAGCGGTTTTACTCCGGGAAGACACGCGCCCTGCATGGCACGCATCTGACGACAGGTCAGCGCATGTGGTCCAGTTTCCCGCACCTGCGCCCGATGGCGACGATCACGCAGGATACGTTGGGTTGGTACGGCATCGATCCTTTTGGCGGGTCGGTGCACGATGTGATCGGTACCCGCTGCGACCCCTATACGCATGCGCTGTTGTCCGACGGGGGACAGTATCACCATTGCTGCCATTCGAACCTGACGCGCGCCCTCTCCGATCACCTCGGGGTGTCGCGCGCTGAGGCGGAACCTTTGGTGCATGATGTGCTCAACGTATTTATGTGCACAGGGTTTACCCGCGACACAGGCCAGTATTTCATGAAGGCCAGCCCGGTGCGGCCGGGTGATTTCATCGAGCTTTTCGCCGAGATCGACCTTTTGGGCAATCTGTCGGCCTGCCCCGGTGGGGATTGCTCCTCCGAGCATTCAAGCGATGCTGCGTCCTGCCACCCATTGCTGGTGGAGGTGTTCAAACCTGCGCCGGACGCTCTGGCAGGTTGGAACCCACCGGCGGCGAACAGCTATGACGGAACCCACGGTCCCTGA